ATTCTGCAGTGGGAGACAGCAGTCGCCTGGAGTTACATCAAAGAAATcacataatctctctctctctctctctctctctctctctctctctctctctctctctctctctgtatccgtCTCTCTCTGCAATACCAAAAATTGCAGATCTTAGACGTAACCCCTTAGGCAAAGAGGTTGGCAAAGGGGTTTGGATTTTATGAATGAagtcatgagagagagagagagagagagagagagagagagagagagaataaaaagaGAGAGTTAGAGGGAGAGTGTATTCCTAAATATATATGCGGACCAAAGAAGAGTGAGTCAGTAGTGAGTCACAACAATCTGCAGAAGTGCTCAAAATGTCATATTCCACCACTGCACCCTCCCTCAGCCACTGGAAATGGAAGACCGACGATGGTGAAGGGGCTGTTGAAAACAAGAAAGAgaacatttaaatgtattattaatgaGGAGGCGCTTTAGATTCAAAGATAATGCCAAAGCACTCCATCCAAGAGATATTTAAAAAGGTGTTTTGAAGAAgaaattattaatatttatatctTATATTTAAAGTTGTTTTTACTCAGTTGTCTTTATGCATATTCTATGTGATGCTGTATGCCACCTGCAtgtgcttgcacacacacacacacacacacacacacacacacacacacacacacacacacacacacacacacacacacacacacacacacacacacgtataggcTATAATTTCCATGTATAATGATTGCTAATGCTCTGGTAGCTGTTATATTTTATTAAATAGCTCTGCTAGCAAAATACTAATGGCATGACTCGAACATGCGAAATATGTACTGCACTATATGGGCAACTCTTTGTCCCCCTCTTGTGGCTAACTCTTGTCATTAGATGGAAATACAGTGAAAACAATTTGGAAAAGCACTGGAGCACTAGTTCAGTGCCTCTGATACGACAACATAGATGTATCATTGTGAAAGGGCTTTCTTCCTAATAGCAAAAAAGACCTGGcaaaatgtatatgtatgtgtgcagtTACAGAACATTTAGTATTTCAGTATTTAGTATTATATTTATGCTGTTTATTTATATTGTCTATTTATACAGTCACGAATTCAAAGGAGACGACAAAGCCCTTGCGCAATGTAATTTTTGATGTAATTTCGACCCAAATATTGTTGTATATGATTTATGATATATCATAATGAACAATGGACGTCAGTGAATATCACTGTGTCGCCTCCGCTTTTGGCATACGCGGAACGTTAATTATACGCACACATAACCAATTTTTGTGTTGAAgcaagtattattattattaagtattaaaataagttattattattattaagtatTAAAAGCACGTATACAATTCCACATTTGCGGTTAATACTATCTAAACTTTTTGTCTGCGCAACTGATTCTGCGCAGATCGACCGCCGTGATCGGCGCTTGTAGCGTCCACTACGCAGCCGTCTAGTTGCTACGGCAACCGAGCGACGTTGACTCCGCCCTCTCGTGAGCGCGGTCCGCGGGCAGGAGCGCGTGTGCGCGCCTCACATCAGCCCCTCGACCTGCCGTCGCTCATCTGTCAGGAAAGGTTAATACGTGACTGCTGTGCGCGACAACAAAACACGCGGCGGAAAATTCAACCCGAGAATCAGGCGGACGCTTGTTAACGAGCCACGGAGGAGCGAAATTGGGCTCATTGTTTAAAAATAGCCAGAATCGCGCAACAATATTTCAGTTTTTTTGTGTTATCAGAACTACGCGCGCTCCGGTTAGGCGGCTGGTGACGTGAACGCGACTTCAGGTGATCCGCGCAGGTAAGTTCGGGGTTTTTCCTCCTCTTCACTTGTTCAGTTACAACAAGGCTCCTGTGTTCAGCGCTGCTAAGGTTCAGTTATGAGCAAGACTCCAACCTGTGAGGCCTGAACTTTAGTCTGACCTAACCGTGGTTTGGAAGGATTAAGAGACGTTTCATATTAAACTAACAGATTTGGGGGGGTTGAAATaatgacaaaaataaaacatgtaTCATATAGTGTATCAATGCTTAagatgttcaataaaaacactttgattaaaaaaaaaaacaaacagattAACGAAACGAAGCAATGTTGCGTGTAATGTgacttttgaaaaaaaaaaaatcaataaacgACGTCCGGACTCGATAGCCAtgatttattttcatttattcAGCTGGGTAACTTTGCTTCAAGCATCTCAAGACAGAGCGAAGCTGCATTATTTACAAACAAAGTGCAGCTGATCTCTGAGTGTGAAGTTCTCTACCGCATCACCTGATAACACACTTAACCTGGCCAAAGAGCCGGCTAGTCGGTATTGGGCCTAATGCCAATCAGGCTCGGCACTCTTTCAAGTCAATTTCGATCCCAATGGACTAATTACTTTTAGTTTATTAGCTGTAGTAGCAGTTAGTGCTTTGATATCTTTTTCCTCTAAGGACTGAAGATATCTGTACATGTTGGTCGATGGTGGTCAGAACTCCTTGAACTTTCTTCGTAATAACAGCACCTTCATTTTGTGGTTGGTTTTTCAGTCTGTTGGTTCTTGAGGTTGTCTACCTTTCTCCTCCCTGCACTTAACGTAGTGCATACAGACGTGTAGGCTATATTACTCCCCCCAAGGCAACCATTAACTACATCTGACTTCCACAGTCAGCGAGGTGTCATTTCAGGTTCATCTGGAAGGTGGAGTCACACTCCAGATCATTGGTCCCTCTCCATGTTTTTCACGGAGGACTGAGTCTTGGCATTAAGACCGACCACTTTGCATGTGACGTGGTTCTTTCTCTTTGTTTTAAAACCCCTTTATGAATCTCTTTTGCCCACAGTCaccttctcctcttctcccccccCTTTATCTCCACCCTAGGGCTGATGGAGAGGATGGCGTGGGGTCAGAGTGGTGTTCAGACCCTGCCGTGGTACGTGGTGGGCTCCCAGGTGCTGGGTGTGGCGTGCATCGTGATGACGGGCGTGTGGATGGGCCACTACGGTGGTGGCTACGCCTGGGATGGGTCAATCCTGCAGTTTAACGTCCACCCGCTCTGCATGGTCATGGGTCTGGTCTTCCTCTATGGAGATGGTGAGACCACTGATTCAAGTGATGTGCCGTATCATTATGGTAATGTTGCTAACAGGACATGGAAGCTAATTGGGAGCACTTAGCGTCATTCATGCGAGATCGTGCTAAGACGCTAACAAGCCTTTATTTTCATGCTGTGTTTCCTCTTAATTATTCTAGACGTGATTTTGCAGCGGATTATTCCTTTAGCCGAATTAGTGCAAGCGAGATTATTTAGCTTGAGCAGAAAGAGCGTGCGAGTGAAGGAGGTGTTGGACCGGCACCAAACACGGATCACGCCCGACTGAACCCACATGTGGCTCAGCCTGAACAAACAGAACAGTTTAGGTCGACATAGAAGTGACATCTGGTCGTGAGACAGCaggatctctctccctcttacacgcactcacacaacAGTACGCTTATCTACACCATCACGTACAGGTGGCATCTCTGAAGACCTAAGGCCATATTCATAGGTGGTGTCTGCGTTTTCACTGGAGTGGACTTTGTGCTCAGCCCTGTCCGGCGTGgactgagggggcggggccaggcccTGGCAGGCATAGTACAGTAGAGTAAGATTCCTGACTACAAGCACACTGGCCTGAAGTCAGAAACAGAGGTGTTTTGGATAGGAGGAGGTCattgggtacacacacacacacacacacacacacacacacacacagagcgagtGAGTGTATATATACTCTACTGTTTGGGAGGCATCCTTACGTCACACTGAAGAAGCTGAAAGCCAAAATGGTGAGTGATCCATGTTTCTTGCTGAGCACACAAGCACTTAATGTGAGTAAACAAGGAGTGTTTAAACACATTAAGAGGTACGCAACAGAAACGCACGGCCCGGAGTAGCTGCCTCTCCTCATCGCTTGGCCCAGTTCTCCCGAGCCGAGCAGGACACATGGATCGCTTCTTAATTTGAAACAGGCTTTGCTGCTTTGTCTTCGGTGGCTGTAATTAGAGGAGATTTGTTGCTTGGCCACGGGGCAGAGTGCTGAACCCCAGGGAGAAACAGGCCCGTTTTGTTCTGCTGATCTCCTCAGCTTTCACTATGGCAATCCAATTAGGACACCAGACCTGAAAGGTCATGGTTTCATTAGGGGTGGAGCTGCTTCCATTGGCTGGGCTAAGTGTGTCCGGAGGGGCATCTCCTCTCTCACCTGCCACGCTGCCCGTCGTCCGCTCACACAATTTAAGGGCATCACATTATTAAGAAAAGAGTTCAAATTGTTAAGGGATTAGTTCATCTTAGCATTAGATGCTGTTGATATTTATATCTGTTGGCTAATTTGGGCAACTATGAAAAGGCTCGTCAATACCAGATGTTATCTCATTATCTGATTGTAGGTTTAACTGTATTAGCAACATTGCTCTTTGGATGATGGTATAATTTTAAGTTGTTCTCCAAAGATCCAGTTTTggcctgttttattttaggtTGGGCTGAAAGTTCAATGCACGAGAGAAACAATGAGGACACTTAACGTCCTTTTTAAAAACCAAAATCATTACCGTTCTCCGAAGCTGCCTGACTGTGGGCTGTTACGTGCACTGACGAGATCTGAGTGAGACATTGCGTCTGTTTCACTGCTGTTGTCTCCACGCTAGGCGTGCTGGTGTACCGCGTCTTCAGAAACGAGAGCAAGCGCTCGGTGAAGATCCTCCACGCTCTCATCCACATGATGGCCCTCATCATCAGCATTGTGGGTATGTTCTGTGCGCACATCCGTGGGCTCGTCAAACTGTACCGACGTGCACCGTGCGGTCCATCTTGGTTTTTGCTGTGCGCCTGGAGAGGGTCTACGGTCAGTCATGGTGCTACACGAGAGGCTAATGACAGCACTGTTCTCTCTACTCAGGACTGGTGGCAGTGTTTGATtaccacaacacaaacagctTCCCCAACATGAAGTCTCTGCACAGCTGGTGCGGCATGCTCACCTTCGTTCTCTTCCTGGTGCAGGTGAGCTGCACCTGCACATTAGCCCCGCCCACCTTACACCTGAGCCACT
This Brachyhypopomus gauderio isolate BG-103 chromosome 6, BGAUD_0.2, whole genome shotgun sequence DNA region includes the following protein-coding sequences:
- the cyb561 gene encoding transmembrane ascorbate-dependent reductase CYB561, which gives rise to MERMAWGQSGVQTLPWYVVGSQVLGVACIVMTGVWMGHYGGGYAWDGSILQFNVHPLCMVMGLVFLYGDGVLVYRVFRNESKRSVKILHALIHMMALIISIVGLVAVFDYHNTNSFPNMKSLHSWCGMLTFVLFLVQWLLGLSFFLFPWASATMRSWYLPLHAFFGLVLLATSVATSLMGITEKVIFSSRGPSAQGAEALANVLGLLLVCFVVLVGYVATKEDFRRPPNPEEEALSVHFNTLNEGSAPSSP